The DNA sequence TCGAGCTTGATGCCCTTGGTGCCGTTGGCGAACTCCGCGTATACCTCTTTCCCAAGGAACTGAGCAGCTACCAACGCGTGGTGGAGAAGGACGGCGCTTTCACAGAGAAACTGAACAGCCTCTTCGAGTACGACCTGGTCTGCATGGGCAGGAAGGACCGGCAGCAGTTTGCTGCATCACGTCAGAACATCAAGGGCGGATCGAGTATTTCGATCAGCATGCAGCCCACAAGCGATGCGGAATTGCAGCGTATGGTGCTAATGCCCCAGGTCACCACGACCCTGGTGAACGACCTTGTGGAACAGGCGCGCCACTTGGAGTGGTTGGAGCGGGAGGCGAAGCGGCAGCAGGCGAAACAAGCGCGATACAAGTTGAGGAGCGCGTTGTTGCCGGTGGTGTTCCCGTGCTGGGGGGAGGGAGTGCCCGGAGAGGAATGAAACAACACCGAGAAGTCGCGTCCATGCTCACCGAGTTACCTTTGAAACACTGAACCGCAAGCCATGAGCACCGACGCCATGAAGCTCGAATTGATCGAGTGGCTGACCAAGCTGAAGGACCCTGGTGTGATCGCGTCGCTGCTCCATTGGAAGAAGGCCAGCGAAGCGGAGGACTGGTACGCCACACTTTCCCCGGAGCAGAGAGCTTCCATCGATCGCGGTTTGGCCGATGCCGACGCAGGCAGGACCATTCCTTCAGTAGAAGTATGGAAGCGCTATGGCCGGTCCGCCAAGGGTTGAGTGGACGCCGGAAGCGCTCGAACAGCTGGAGCGCATTCATGGCTTCGTTCGTCATCAGTGGAACGAGCGCATCGCCGAGCGGTTCCTGACCCTTGTCATGGAGTTCGAGGAATTGATCCTCCGCTACCCGAACGGCTTACCGGCGTCCCCTGCGCATCCGGATCTTCGCATGGGTCCGATCCACAGGAATGTGTAAGCCATCTATCGTGTGGATCCGGATAGGATACTGATGATCACCTTGCTGGATACCCGGGCGGACACTAGTGCTTGGTTCTGAGGGCCGATCCTTGAAGTGAACAGGCAAGATGCCTGTTCGACATTCACCCGATCGTCCACGTCCGCTCCCCGCGCAGCAGCGCATCCAGGTCACCCCCGCCCTTCTTCTCCCTGGCCTGGGCCACCTGGGCGTTGATGCGCTCCTCCACGGTGGGGCGCTGCGCCACATAGAACAGGCCGAAGGGTCGCGGCATGGCCCCTTCATGGCGCGGATCCTCGAAGAGGCGCACCAGGATGCTGGCCTTGAAGCTGTCGTGCTGGTCGTGCACCCAGAGGTCGCCCATCGATGCGCTGCCGTCGGCCAGGTCCACGATCACCGGGGTCATGCCATCGAGCTTGATGCCCTTGGTGCCGTTGGCGAAGACGAGCGGCTTGCCGTGCTCCACGAAGAGCGTGTGGAAGGGCTTGCTGGCCTTCTCGGTGAAGACCTCGAAGGCGCCGTCGTTGAAGACGTTGCAGTTCTGGTAGATCTCGATGAGGCTGGTGCCACGATGTGCATCGGCGGCCAGCAGCACCTCGCGTAGGTGCTTGGGGTCGCGGTCCATGGCGCGGGCCAGGAAGGTGGCATCGGCGCCCTTGCACAGGGCCAGCGGATTGAAGGGATGGTCCACGCTGCCCATGGGCGTGCTCTTCGTCACGGCGCCTTCGGGCGAGGTGGGCGAGTACTGCCCCTTGGTGAGGCCGTAGATCTCGTTGTTGAAGAGCAGCACGTTCACGTCCACGTTGCGGCGCAGCAGGTGGATCAGGTGATTGCCACCGATGCTGAGCGCATCGCCATCACCGGTGATCATCCACACGCTCAGGTCCGGCCGCACCGCGCGCAGGCCGCTGACGATGGCGGGGGCGCGCCCGTGGATGCTGTGCATGCCATACGTATCCAGGTAGTACGGGAAGCGCGAGCTGCAGCCGATGCCACTGATGAAGACGATGTCCTCCTTGGGGCGCCCTTGTTCCTTGAGGACGGTCTCCACCTGCTTCAGGATGGAGTAGTCGCCGCAGCCCGGACACCAGCGCACTTCCTGGTCGGACGCGTAGTCCACCTTCGCCGGGGCGCCGTTGCTGTTGATCACTTCCGAGGCGGTGGTCATGGCTGGAGGAGTTCGATCGCGGCGGCCTTGATCTCCGCGGCGGTGAAGGGCATGCCCTGGATCTTGTTGAGCCCCCTGGCGTCCACGAGGTACTCGGCGCGGATCAGCTGGCGAAGCTGGCCGCTGTTCATCTCGGGGACCAGCACGCGCTTGAAGCGGGAGATCAGTTCGCCCAGCTCCTTGCGGAAGGGGTGGAGGTAGCGCAGGTGGACATGGCCTACGCAGCGGCCCTCGGCGCATAGCTCGTTCACGGCCGTCTTGATGGCCCCGTAGGTGCTGCCCCAGCCGAGGATCAGCAGGTCACCGCTGTCCACCCCGTTGCTCAGGTCCAGGGGGGGAACGCCCTCCACCACCTTGCGCACCTTCTCGGCCCGCAGCCGCACCATCTTCTCGTGGTTCAACGGATCGTAGCTGATGTTGCCGGTGCCGTCCTCCTTCTCGATGCCCCCGATGCGGTGCTGCAGGCCGGCCATGCCGGGGATGGCCCACGGGCGCACCCCGTTCTCGTCCCGCGAATACGGGAGGAACTTCTCCATGTCCGCCTCCGCCTTGGGCGTGGCGAAGGGCGGCCGGATGGCCTTCAGATCGGCGGCCGAGGGGAACCGCCAGGGTTCCGCGCCGTTGGCGATGTAGCCGTCGCTGAGCAGGATCACCGGGGTCATATGCTCCACGGCGATGCGCACGGCCTCGAAGGCCATCTCGAAGCAATCGGTGGGGCTGCTGGCGGCGAGCACGGGGATCGGGGCTTCGCCGTTGCGTCCGTGCACCGCCTGGAACAGGTCGGCCTGTTCGGTCTTGGTGGGCAGGCCGGTGCTGGGGCCGCCGCGCTGCACGTTCACGATCACCAGCGGGATCTCCAGCATGAAGGCAAGGCCCATCGCTTCGCCCTTCAACGCGATACCGGGACCACTGCTCGCTGTGGCGCCAAGCGCACCGCCGTAACTGGCACCGATGGCCGAGCAGATCGCCGCGATCTCGTCCTCGGCCTGAAAGGTGCGCACGCCGAAGTTCTTGTGGCGGGCCAGTTCATGCAGGATGTCGCTGGCCGGCGTGATCGGGTAGCTGCCGTAGAACAGGTCGAGGCCCGCCTTCTGGGCCCCGGCCACCAGACCGAGGGCGATGCCCTGGTTGCCGGTGATGCTGCGGTAGGTGCCCTTGGGCAGCGGTGCGGGCTTCACCTCGAAGCGGGTGGTGAAGGTCTCGCTGGTATCGCCGTAGTTGTAGCCGGCAAGGAGGGCCTTGCGGTTGGCCTCCAGAAGCTCCAGCTTCCTCCCGAACTTCTGTGCGAGGAACTGTTCGCTGTTGTCCAGGCTGCGGCTGTACATCCAATTGATGAAGCCGAGCACGAACATGTTCTTGCAGCGGTCCTTCTCCTTCATGCCCAGGGCGGTGTCCGCCAGGGCGTTCCGGGTCATCTTCGTCACGTCCACCGCGTGCACGGTGTAGTTGGCGAGGGTGCCGTCGGTGAGGGGGTCCTGCCGGTCGATGTAGCCGGCCAGCCGCAGGTTCTTGGCGTCGAAGCCGTCGCTGTTGGCGATGATGATGCCGCCCTGCTTGAGCTTCCCGAGGTTGGCCTTCAGTGCGGCGGCGTTCATCACCACGAGCACATCGGCCTGGTCGCCCGGGGTGAAGACCTCGGTGCTGCCGAAGTGGAGCTGGTAGCCGCTCACGCCGGCGATGGTGCCCTGGGGTGCCCGGATCTCCGCAGGGAAGTTCGG is a window from the Flavobacteriales bacterium genome containing:
- a CDS encoding type II toxin-antitoxin system RelE/ParE family toxin, whose amino-acid sequence is MAGPPRVEWTPEALEQLERIHGFVRHQWNERIAERFLTLVMEFEELILRYPNGLPASPAHPDLRMGPIHRNV
- a CDS encoding 2-oxoacid:ferredoxin oxidoreductase subunit beta, producing the protein MTTASEVINSNGAPAKVDYASDQEVRWCPGCGDYSILKQVETVLKEQGRPKEDIVFISGIGCSSRFPYYLDTYGMHSIHGRAPAIVSGLRAVRPDLSVWMITGDGDALSIGGNHLIHLLRRNVDVNVLLFNNEIYGLTKGQYSPTSPEGAVTKSTPMGSVDHPFNPLALCKGADATFLARAMDRDPKHLREVLLAADAHRGTSLIEIYQNCNVFNDGAFEVFTEKASKPFHTLFVEHGKPLVFANGTKGIKLDGMTPVIVDLADGSASMGDLWVHDQHDSFKASILVRLFEDPRHEGAMPRPFGLFYVAQRPTVEERINAQVAQAREKKGGGDLDALLRGERTWTIG
- a CDS encoding 2-oxoacid:acceptor oxidoreductase subunit alpha, with amino-acid sequence MESPTRTKTVQERRNVVILFAGDSGDGIQLTGAQFTDTNALFGNDVSTFPNFPAEIRAPQGTIAGVSGYQLHFGSTEVFTPGDQADVLVVMNAAALKANLGKLKQGGIIIANSDGFDAKNLRLAGYIDRQDPLTDGTLANYTVHAVDVTKMTRNALADTALGMKEKDRCKNMFVLGFINWMYSRSLDNSEQFLAQKFGRKLELLEANRKALLAGYNYGDTSETFTTRFEVKPAPLPKGTYRSITGNQGIALGLVAGAQKAGLDLFYGSYPITPASDILHELARHKNFGVRTFQAEDEIAAICSAIGASYGGALGATASSGPGIALKGEAMGLAFMLEIPLVIVNVQRGGPSTGLPTKTEQADLFQAVHGRNGEAPIPVLAASSPTDCFEMAFEAVRIAVEHMTPVILLSDGYIANGAEPWRFPSAADLKAIRPPFATPKAEADMEKFLPYSRDENGVRPWAIPGMAGLQHRIGGIEKEDGTGNISYDPLNHEKMVRLRAEKVRKVVEGVPPLDLSNGVDSGDLLILGWGSTYGAIKTAVNELCAEGRCVGHVHLRYLHPFRKELGELISRFKRVLVPEMNSGQLRQLIRAEYLVDARGLNKIQGMPFTAAEIKAAAIELLQP